Proteins found in one Massilia sp. H6 genomic segment:
- the nadB gene encoding L-aspartate oxidase, giving the protein MKFDVAIVGSGLAGLSVALHLAQTRSVAIISKRALLDGASSWAQGGIAAVLDSADSHDQHIADTLIAGAGLCEEAATRYIVENGRAAIEWLIEQGVPFTRDATAELGFHLTREGGHSQRRIIHAADATGHAVQVTLEQKVRAHPNITLFEHHCAIDVITSDKLTAKGALGALHGGTPHLVGQPRCYGLYVQDEQSGDVLTFEAEHTVLATGGAGKVYLYTTNPDTATGDGIAMAWRAGCRVSNMEFIQFHPTCLYHPYAKSFLITEAIRGEGGLLKLPPEAGSAAGTRFMPAHDERGELAPRDVVARAIDFEMKKRGLDYVHLDISHQSPEFLMEHFPTIYARCMELGIDITREPIPVVPAVHFTCGGIVTDLAGRTDIPGLYAVGETACTGLHGANRLASNSLLECVVIGRACAYQIAAAPPGESPALSPWDESRVTNADEEVVIAHNWDELRRFMWNYVGIVRTTKRLERAQHRIKLLKEEIDEYYRNFRITHDLLELRNLVEVASLIVNSALSRHESRGLHYSRDFPDTLPKALPSVLTPTRR; this is encoded by the coding sequence ATGAAATTTGACGTCGCTATTGTCGGCAGCGGGCTGGCCGGCCTGTCGGTGGCACTGCACCTTGCGCAGACTCGCTCGGTCGCGATTATTTCCAAGCGCGCACTGCTCGACGGCGCCAGCAGCTGGGCCCAGGGCGGCATCGCCGCGGTACTCGATTCGGCCGACAGTCACGACCAGCACATCGCCGATACCCTGATCGCCGGCGCTGGGCTGTGCGAAGAAGCCGCTACCCGCTATATCGTCGAAAACGGGCGCGCCGCCATCGAATGGCTGATCGAGCAGGGGGTACCGTTTACCCGCGATGCCACCGCGGAACTGGGCTTTCACCTGACCCGCGAGGGTGGCCACAGCCAGCGCCGCATCATCCACGCCGCCGACGCCACCGGCCACGCGGTGCAGGTCACGCTGGAACAGAAAGTGCGGGCCCATCCGAACATCACCCTGTTCGAGCACCACTGCGCAATCGACGTCATCACCTCGGACAAGCTTACCGCCAAGGGCGCGCTCGGCGCACTGCATGGCGGCACGCCGCACCTGGTCGGCCAGCCGCGCTGCTATGGCCTGTATGTGCAGGACGAACAAAGTGGCGACGTGCTGACCTTCGAAGCCGAGCACACCGTGCTCGCTACCGGCGGCGCCGGCAAGGTCTACCTGTACACCACCAACCCCGATACCGCCACCGGCGACGGCATTGCCATGGCCTGGCGCGCCGGCTGCCGGGTGTCGAACATGGAATTCATCCAGTTCCACCCAACCTGCCTGTATCACCCCTATGCCAAGTCGTTCCTGATCACCGAGGCAATCCGCGGTGAAGGCGGCTTGCTCAAGCTGCCGCCCGAAGCCGGCAGCGCGGCCGGAACCCGCTTCATGCCGGCCCATGACGAGCGCGGCGAACTGGCCCCGCGCGACGTGGTCGCGCGCGCGATCGACTTCGAAATGAAAAAGCGCGGCCTCGACTACGTCCACCTGGACATCAGCCACCAGAGCCCCGAATTCCTGATGGAGCATTTCCCGACCATCTATGCGCGCTGCATGGAGCTGGGCATCGACATCACGCGCGAGCCGATCCCGGTGGTGCCGGCAGTGCACTTTACCTGCGGCGGCATCGTGACCGACCTGGCGGGGCGCACCGATATCCCGGGCCTGTATGCGGTCGGCGAGACCGCCTGCACCGGCCTGCACGGCGCCAACCGCCTGGCCAGCAATTCGTTGCTGGAATGCGTCGTGATCGGCCGTGCCTGTGCCTACCAGATCGCCGCCGCGCCCCCGGGCGAAAGCCCGGCGCTGTCGCCCTGGGACGAAAGTCGCGTGACCAACGCCGACGAAGAAGTAGTCATTGCCCATAACTGGGACGAGCTGCGCCGCTTCATGTGGAATTACGTCGGCATCGTGCGCACTACCAAGCGCCTGGAGCGCGCCCAGCACCGCATCAAGCTGCTCAAGGAAGAAATCGACGAGTATTACCGCAACTTTCGCATTACCCACGATTTGCTGGAGTTGCGCAACCTGGTCGAAGTGGCATCGCTGATCGTCAATAGCGCGTTGTCGCGCCATGAAAGCCGCGGCCTGCATTATTCACGCGACTTTCCGGATACCCTGCCCAAGGCGCTGCCGAGCGTGCTGACACCGACACGCCGCTAG
- a CDS encoding NAD-dependent protein deacetylase produces the protein MAQGGEQHSQAAALAQFLEQHPRALVLTGAGLSTASGIPDYRDRDGVRRGRLPIQGPEFRRSPDVQRRYWARSMVGWPIMARALPNAGHRALARLEQHGRIASLLTQNVDGLHQRAGSAAVLELHGNVHTVVCLDCRAEFSRAFVQTLLNDANPELAAALNEISARALPDGDAAIEPGALDALHLPWCVQCGGVLTPDVVFFGDGIPPDRASNALARMEAADALVVVGSSLMVYSGFRFCRIAAETGKPIAAVNLGRTRADHLIALKLEASAEQLLPQVAALLGADEPDELGETDAPAA, from the coding sequence ATGGCGCAAGGCGGCGAGCAGCACAGCCAGGCTGCGGCCCTGGCGCAATTTTTGGAACAGCATCCGCGCGCGCTGGTGCTGACCGGCGCCGGCCTGTCCACGGCATCGGGCATTCCCGACTACCGCGACCGCGACGGCGTGCGGCGCGGGCGCTTGCCGATCCAGGGACCGGAGTTCCGGCGCTCGCCCGACGTGCAGCGGCGTTATTGGGCGCGCAGCATGGTCGGCTGGCCGATCATGGCACGCGCGCTGCCCAATGCCGGCCACCGCGCACTGGCCAGGCTCGAGCAACATGGGCGGATCGCCTCCTTGCTCACCCAGAACGTCGACGGCCTGCACCAGCGCGCCGGTAGCGCTGCGGTACTCGAATTGCACGGCAACGTACACACGGTGGTTTGCCTCGATTGCCGCGCCGAATTCTCGCGCGCCTTCGTCCAGACCTTGCTCAACGACGCCAACCCGGAGCTGGCCGCCGCTCTGAACGAGATCTCGGCCAGGGCCCTGCCCGACGGCGATGCCGCGATCGAGCCAGGCGCGCTCGACGCGCTTCACCTGCCCTGGTGCGTCCAGTGCGGCGGCGTACTGACGCCGGACGTCGTCTTCTTTGGCGATGGCATTCCACCAGATCGGGCCAGCAATGCGCTGGCGCGCATGGAGGCGGCCGATGCGCTCGTGGTGGTCGGTTCGTCGCTGATGGTGTATTCGGGTTTCCGGTTTTGCCGCATTGCTGCCGAAACCGGCAAGCCAATTGCCGCCGTCAACCTCGGGCGCACCCGCGCGGATCACCTGATTGCACTCAAGCTGGAAGCCTCGGCCGAGCAGCTGCTGCCACAGGTGGCCGCCCTGCTAGGCGCGGATGAGCCGGATGAGCTGGGTGAGACGGATGCGCCGGCCGCCTGA
- the nadC gene encoding carboxylating nicotinate-nucleotide diphosphorylase: MTTLRNPHNAFDAKLQASFEANILAALLEDVGTGDLTGLLVPNDTRVQARVIVRESAVLCGAPWFEAVMLAVDQDIDIDWKYAEGDMMTADSVVCTIEANPRSLLTAERAALNFMQLLSGVASATRRYVDLIAGTGAAILDTRKTLPGLRQAQKYAVRVGGGKNQRMALYDGILIKENHIAAAGGVSRALAAADALAAGVTVQIEVETIEQLREALQAGVKSVLLDNFDLAQMREAVAVNAGRALLEASGGINMDTVRAIAETGVDRISIGSLTKDVRATDYSLRILG; the protein is encoded by the coding sequence ATGACGACCCTGCGTAATCCCCACAACGCCTTCGACGCCAAGCTGCAGGCCAGCTTCGAGGCAAATATCCTGGCTGCGCTGCTCGAAGATGTCGGCACCGGCGACCTGACCGGCCTGCTGGTGCCGAACGATACCCGGGTCCAGGCACGCGTGATCGTGCGCGAAAGTGCGGTGCTGTGCGGCGCCCCCTGGTTCGAAGCCGTGATGCTGGCGGTCGACCAGGACATCGACATCGACTGGAAATACGCCGAAGGCGACATGATGACGGCCGATTCCGTGGTCTGCACCATCGAGGCCAATCCGCGTTCGCTGCTCACGGCCGAACGGGCCGCGCTCAATTTTATGCAGCTGCTCTCGGGCGTGGCCAGCGCAACCCGTCGATACGTCGACCTGATCGCCGGCACCGGGGCGGCCATCCTCGACACCCGCAAGACCCTGCCGGGCCTGCGCCAGGCGCAGAAATACGCGGTGCGCGTCGGCGGCGGCAAGAACCAGCGCATGGCGCTGTACGACGGCATCCTGATCAAGGAAAACCACATCGCGGCAGCCGGCGGCGTGTCCAGGGCGCTGGCCGCGGCCGATGCGCTCGCGGCGGGCGTGACCGTGCAGATCGAGGTCGAAACCATCGAGCAGCTACGCGAAGCCCTGCAGGCCGGCGTCAAGTCGGTCTTGCTTGATAACTTCGACCTGGCGCAGATGCGCGAAGCCGTTGCGGTCAATGCCGGCCGCGCGCTGCTGGAGGCATCCGGCGGCATCAATATGGACACCGTGCGCGCAATCGCCGAAACTGGCGTCGACCGCATTTCGATCGGCAGCCTCACCAAGGACGTGCGCGCGACCGATTATTCACTCAGGATCTTAGGCTGA
- the nadA gene encoding quinolinate synthase NadA, whose protein sequence is MITIPIKTYEYDHPQAGLACTSEAWARTPATPTAAEKTELKERIRRLLKERDAVLVAHYYVDADLQDLAEETGGCVSDSLEMARFGRDHPARTLVVAGVRFMGESAKILSPEKTILMPDLDATCSLDLGCPADEFAAFCDQHPDRTVVVYANTSAAVKARADWMVTSSIGLDIVRHLHEQGKKILWAPDRHLGAWIQKQTGADMLLWQGSCLVHDEFKGVELDLLRAEFPDAKVLVHPESPAAVVAQADVVGSTTQLINAAVNLPATTFIVATDNGILHKMRMAAPGKHFIEAPTAGNSATCKSCAHCPWMAMNGLKNLADALEFGARSGSNEVHVDPEIGRQAKRAIDRMLDFAAAKKAQALPSGALENNASLFNGVGPA, encoded by the coding sequence ATGATAACCATACCGATCAAGACCTACGAATACGACCACCCGCAGGCCGGCCTGGCCTGCACGTCCGAGGCCTGGGCGCGCACGCCGGCTACGCCGACGGCCGCCGAAAAAACCGAGCTCAAGGAGCGAATCCGGCGCCTGCTCAAGGAGCGCGATGCGGTGCTGGTAGCCCACTACTATGTCGACGCCGACCTGCAAGACCTGGCCGAGGAAACCGGTGGTTGCGTGTCCGACTCGCTGGAAATGGCGCGTTTTGGCCGCGATCACCCGGCCCGGACGCTGGTTGTGGCGGGTGTGCGCTTCATGGGCGAATCGGCCAAGATTCTCAGTCCCGAGAAAACCATCCTGATGCCGGACCTGGACGCAACCTGCTCGCTCGACCTCGGCTGCCCGGCGGACGAGTTCGCGGCCTTCTGCGACCAGCACCCGGACCGCACCGTGGTCGTGTATGCCAACACCAGTGCCGCCGTGAAGGCCCGCGCCGACTGGATGGTGACGTCGTCGATCGGGCTGGACATCGTCAGGCACCTGCACGAGCAGGGCAAGAAGATCCTGTGGGCCCCCGACCGCCACCTGGGCGCCTGGATCCAGAAGCAGACTGGCGCCGACATGCTGCTGTGGCAGGGTTCCTGCCTCGTGCACGACGAATTCAAGGGCGTGGAGCTCGACCTGCTGCGTGCCGAATTTCCTGATGCCAAGGTGCTGGTGCACCCGGAGTCGCCCGCCGCGGTCGTGGCCCAGGCCGATGTGGTCGGCTCGACCACCCAGCTGATCAATGCGGCAGTGAACCTGCCGGCGACCACTTTTATTGTCGCCACCGACAACGGCATCTTGCACAAGATGCGCATGGCGGCGCCGGGCAAGCATTTCATCGAGGCGCCGACCGCCGGCAACAGCGCCACCTGCAAGAGCTGCGCGCACTGCCCGTGGATGGCCATGAACGGCCTGAAAAACCTGGCAGACGCGCTCGAATTCGGCGCGCGCTCTGGCAGCAATGAAGTGCATGTCGACCCCGAGATCGGGCGCCAGGCCAAGCGCGCCATCGACCGCATGCTCGATTTCGCCGCAGCCAAGAAAGCCCAGGCGCTGCCGAGTGGCGCGCTCGAAAATAACGCCAGCTTGTTCAATGGAGTAGGTCCGGCATGA
- a CDS encoding ABC-F family ATPase — protein sequence MLSTANITMQFGAKPLFENISVKFGEGNRYGLIGANGCGKSTFMKILGGDLEPSAGNVSLDPGERLGKLRQDQFAYEDVRVLDVVMMGHTELWNAISDRDAIYANPDATDDDYMRAAELEGKVAEYDGYSAEARAGELLLGLDIAGDLHQGPMSAVAPGWKLRVLLAQALFSNPDILLLDEPTNNLDINTIRWLEDVLNQRNSTMIIISHDRHFLNQVCTHIADMDYGTLKVYPGSYDDYMLASTQARNQQLSNNAKAKEKVAELQEFVRRFSANKSKARQATSRAKMIDKIKIEDFKPSSRAYPFVRFEGEKKLHRLAVETEGLTKSYDRTLFKNFSIMIEAGERVAIIGANGAGKTTLLRCIGGQEITGLGADHGRTKWAENASVGYMPQDPTEEFPTDAILTDWMGRWTKEGDDDLAVRSILGRLLFGGDEVKKSVKVLSGGEKGRMMYGKLMLGRHNVMLLDEPTNHMDMESIESLNIALDKYEGTLIFVSHDREFVSSLATRVLEVKENEIIDFRGNYEEYLESQGID from the coding sequence GTGCTATCCACAGCCAATATCACCATGCAATTCGGCGCCAAGCCGCTGTTCGAGAATATTTCCGTCAAGTTCGGCGAAGGCAACCGTTACGGCCTGATCGGCGCTAACGGCTGCGGCAAATCGACCTTCATGAAGATCCTCGGCGGCGACCTGGAACCATCGGCTGGCAACGTCAGCCTCGACCCGGGCGAGCGCCTCGGCAAGCTGCGCCAGGACCAGTTCGCATACGAAGACGTGCGCGTGCTCGACGTGGTCATGATGGGCCACACCGAGCTGTGGAACGCCATTTCGGACCGCGACGCCATTTATGCCAATCCCGACGCAACCGACGACGACTACATGCGCGCCGCCGAACTCGAGGGCAAGGTCGCCGAATACGACGGCTATTCGGCCGAAGCGCGCGCCGGCGAACTGCTGCTGGGCCTGGACATCGCCGGCGACCTGCACCAGGGACCGATGAGCGCCGTGGCGCCGGGCTGGAAGCTGCGCGTGCTGCTGGCCCAGGCCCTGTTCTCGAATCCGGACATCCTGCTGCTCGATGAGCCGACCAACAACCTGGATATCAACACGATCCGCTGGCTCGAGGACGTGCTCAACCAGCGCAACTCGACGATGATCATCATCTCGCACGATCGCCACTTCCTGAACCAGGTCTGCACCCACATCGCCGACATGGACTACGGCACCCTGAAGGTGTACCCGGGCAGCTACGACGACTACATGCTCGCCTCGACCCAGGCCCGCAACCAGCAGCTGTCGAACAATGCCAAGGCCAAGGAAAAAGTCGCCGAACTGCAGGAATTCGTGCGCCGCTTCTCGGCCAACAAATCCAAGGCCCGCCAGGCCACCTCGCGCGCCAAGATGATCGACAAGATCAAGATCGAAGACTTCAAGCCGTCCTCGCGCGCCTATCCGTTCGTGCGTTTCGAAGGCGAGAAGAAGCTGCACCGCCTGGCGGTCGAGACCGAGGGCCTGACGAAATCCTACGACCGCACGCTGTTCAAGAATTTCTCGATCATGATCGAGGCTGGCGAGCGGGTGGCGATCATCGGCGCCAACGGTGCCGGCAAGACGACATTGCTGCGCTGCATTGGCGGCCAGGAGATCACCGGCCTGGGAGCCGACCATGGCCGCACCAAGTGGGCCGAGAACGCCAGCGTCGGCTACATGCCGCAAGATCCGACCGAAGAATTCCCGACCGATGCGATCCTGACCGACTGGATGGGCCGCTGGACCAAGGAAGGCGACGACGATCTGGCCGTGCGCTCGATCCTGGGGCGCCTGCTGTTTGGCGGCGACGAGGTCAAGAAATCGGTCAAGGTGCTCTCTGGTGGCGAGAAGGGCCGCATGATGTACGGCAAACTGATGCTTGGCCGTCACAACGTCATGCTGCTCGATGAGCCGACCAACCACATGGACATGGAGTCGATCGAGTCGCTCAACATCGCCCTGGACAAGTACGAAGGCACCCTGATCTTCGTGTCGCACGACCGCGAATTCGTGTCCTCGCTGGCCACGCGCGTGCTCGAAGTAAAGGAAAACGAGATCATCGATTTCCGCGGCAACTACGAAGAGTACCTGGAAAGCCAGGGCATCGACTGA
- the ldcA gene encoding muramoyltetrapeptide carboxypeptidase: protein MITQQIGIAIVAPGGQALDPCAVERAIARLEAQGCLVHNYYDHARIHERFGGTDQGRLAQLHAAAADPDIQLIMALRGGYGCTRLLPQIDFEAIAASGKLLVGFSDITAIQMGLMARTGAASYAGPMLAGDFGALDPVSFTLDDFWRCLAGPTHTINQSATGNPCIEASGTVWGGNLAMICSLLGTPYFPQIEGGILYLEDICEHPYRIERMLLQLDQAGVLARQRALVLGDFSGYKLGANDNGYDFDTMLGYLRRTLPLPIVQGLSFGHIGRRVTIPFGAQGRLVSRSDGFTLGLSDYPTLPTLTSARCG from the coding sequence GTGATCACCCAACAAATCGGCATTGCCATCGTGGCCCCGGGCGGCCAGGCGCTCGACCCCTGCGCGGTCGAGCGCGCCATCGCCCGCCTCGAGGCCCAGGGTTGCCTGGTCCATAATTATTACGACCATGCCCGCATCCACGAGCGCTTCGGCGGCACCGACCAGGGCCGCCTGGCCCAGCTGCACGCCGCGGCAGCCGATCCGGATATCCAGCTGATCATGGCGCTGCGCGGCGGCTATGGCTGCACCCGGCTGCTGCCGCAGATCGATTTCGAGGCGATCGCCGCCAGCGGCAAGCTGCTGGTGGGCTTTTCCGACATTACTGCCATCCAGATGGGCTTGATGGCCCGTACCGGCGCTGCCAGCTATGCGGGCCCGATGCTGGCCGGCGATTTCGGGGCGCTTGACCCGGTTAGCTTCACGCTTGACGACTTCTGGCGCTGCCTGGCCGGGCCGACCCATACCATCAACCAAAGCGCTACCGGCAACCCCTGTATCGAAGCATCGGGCACCGTCTGGGGCGGCAACCTGGCCATGATCTGCTCGCTGCTGGGCACGCCGTACTTTCCGCAGATCGAGGGCGGTATTCTCTACCTCGAAGACATCTGCGAGCACCCGTACCGGATCGAGCGCATGCTGCTGCAACTGGACCAGGCCGGCGTGCTGGCGCGCCAGCGCGCGCTGGTGCTGGGCGACTTTTCAGGCTACAAGCTGGGCGCGAACGACAATGGCTACGACTTCGATACGATGCTCGGCTACCTGCGCCGCACGCTGCCGCTGCCTATCGTGCAGGGTCTGAGCTTTGGCCACATCGGGCGGCGGGTGACGATACCGTTCGGCGCCCAGGGCCGGCTGGTCTCGCGCAGCGACGGCTTTACGCTGGGCCTGTCCGATTACCCGACGCTTCCGACGCTGACCAGCGCCAGGTGCGGCTGA
- a CDS encoding alpha/beta fold hydrolase has protein sequence MPTLNANGICLAFDTAGDPKAVPLLLVHGLGMQLSNWSDEFVDGLVELGFYVIRFDHRDSGLSTKFEHAGMPSLPLARFKARLGWPVHAPYCLDDMANDAIGVLSALGVARAHVVGVAMGGMVAQILAARFPQRVLSLTSIMSSSGRRGLPGPAKKLRKLLTRRPGDPTDIDSIVEHGIDLMRAIGSPAYPTPERLLRRDVGRSVRRSYCPSGDARQMVAIAASGDRCALLASIVAPALVIHGAADPLVPLACGEDTAARIPGARLEVIEGMGHDLPPQLVERLLALIDAHARGKMLPDSAPRLFVKQ, from the coding sequence ATGCCCACGCTCAACGCCAACGGAATTTGCCTAGCCTTCGATACCGCCGGCGATCCCAAGGCCGTGCCCTTGCTGCTGGTGCACGGCCTGGGCATGCAGCTATCGAACTGGTCCGACGAATTCGTCGATGGACTGGTGGAACTTGGCTTTTATGTCATCCGGTTCGATCATCGCGATAGCGGACTGTCCACCAAGTTCGAGCATGCCGGCATGCCGAGCTTGCCGCTGGCGCGCTTCAAGGCCAGGCTCGGCTGGCCGGTGCATGCGCCTTACTGCCTCGACGACATGGCCAACGACGCGATCGGGGTGCTGTCCGCGCTCGGCGTGGCACGCGCTCATGTGGTGGGTGTGGCGATGGGCGGCATGGTCGCCCAGATTCTCGCCGCCCGTTTTCCGCAACGCGTCCTTAGTCTGACCTCGATCATGTCGAGCAGCGGCCGCCGTGGCTTGCCGGGGCCGGCAAAAAAGCTACGCAAGCTGCTAACGCGCCGCCCCGGCGATCCGACCGACATCGACAGCATCGTCGAGCACGGCATCGACCTGATGCGCGCCATCGGCAGTCCTGCCTACCCAACCCCGGAGCGGCTATTGCGCCGCGATGTGGGCCGCTCTGTGCGTCGCAGCTATTGCCCCAGCGGCGATGCGCGCCAGATGGTGGCGATTGCCGCGTCAGGCGACCGCTGCGCGCTGCTGGCCAGCATCGTGGCGCCGGCCCTGGTGATCCATGGCGCCGCCGACCCTTTGGTGCCGCTCGCTTGTGGCGAGGATACGGCCGCCCGCATTCCTGGCGCCCGCCTCGAAGTCATCGAGGGTATGGGCCACGACTTGCCGCCGCAACTGGTCGAGCGGCTGCTTGCCTTGATCGACGCCCACGCCAGGGGTAAGATGTTGCCGGATTCGGCACCCCGCTTGTTCGTCAAGCAATAG